A genomic stretch from Hymenobacter psoromatis includes:
- a CDS encoding transcriptional regulator — MKTILLIEDDAFIRESTAELLALAGYRVRTAENGKLGVEDALAARPDLVICDIMMPVLDGFGVLHIFNQNPQLAGVPFIFLTAKTERADQRRGMELGADDYLTKPFSENELLSAVSGRLDRFQHLKPDYDLQAGGLGEFLDDARAVGNLAGLSADRRAHPVRRKQDIYLEGDEPSRVYFVQAGRVKTVKTTEGGKELITGFYGPGEFFGYLALLENAPHADSAVAVDDSELIYIPPDDFSQLLLRNPAVSQQFIHLLAGRVSEREQLLLSMAYGSIRRRVADMLLRLSEPTAGDPDARIQLLRDDMAALVGTAPESLIRTLSEFSQNGLIELTPKNIRVLEPEKLRRAHW; from the coding sequence ATGAAAACGATTCTGCTGATTGAGGACGATGCCTTCATCCGGGAAAGTACGGCCGAGCTGCTCGCGCTGGCTGGCTACCGCGTGCGCACCGCCGAAAACGGCAAGCTCGGCGTGGAAGACGCCCTGGCCGCCCGGCCCGACCTCGTTATTTGCGACATCATGATGCCGGTGCTCGATGGCTTCGGCGTGCTGCATATTTTCAACCAAAACCCGCAGCTGGCGGGCGTGCCGTTCATCTTCCTCACCGCCAAAACTGAGCGCGCCGACCAGCGCCGGGGCATGGAGCTGGGGGCCGACGACTACCTCACCAAGCCCTTTAGCGAGAACGAGCTGCTGAGCGCCGTGAGTGGCCGCCTCGACCGCTTTCAGCACCTCAAGCCCGACTACGACCTGCAAGCCGGCGGCCTGGGCGAGTTTCTGGACGATGCCCGCGCCGTGGGCAACCTGGCCGGCCTCTCGGCCGACCGCCGCGCGCACCCGGTGCGCCGCAAGCAGGATATTTACCTCGAAGGCGACGAGCCGTCGCGGGTCTATTTCGTGCAAGCCGGCCGCGTCAAAACCGTCAAAACCACCGAGGGGGGTAAGGAGCTGATTACCGGCTTCTATGGCCCCGGCGAGTTTTTTGGCTACCTGGCCCTGCTGGAAAATGCCCCGCACGCCGACTCGGCCGTGGCAGTCGATGACTCGGAGCTAATCTACATTCCGCCGGACGATTTTTCGCAGCTGCTGCTGCGCAATCCGGCCGTGAGCCAGCAGTTTATTCACCTGCTGGCGGGCCGCGTGAGCGAGCGTGAGCAGCTGCTGCTGTCTATGGCCTACGGCTCCATCCGCCGCCGCGTGGCCGACATGCTGCTGCGCCTCTCCGAGCCCACGGCGGGCGACCCGGATGCCCGCATCCAGCTCCTGCGCGACGATATGGCCGCCCTGGTCGGCACCGCCCCCGAGTCCCTCATCCGCACCCTGAGCGAGTTCAGCCAAAATGGCCTGATTGAGCTGACCCCCAAGAATATCCGGGTCCTGGAACCGGAAAAGCTCCGCCGCGCCCACTGGTGA
- a CDS encoding ABC transporter ATP-binding protein, protein MENALPPAALPTPLPAAEVVLTVDNIRKSFGDNHVLQGFSLTLHRGENVVVLGKSGSGKSVLIKCIIGLLTPDAGTITVLGQPVATLGHAALDQLRAKVGFLFQSNALYDSMTVRENLLFPLRRHWLASHQGQEDELVRQALDDVDLPQTIDQLPAELSGGQRKRIALARTLIVPPEIILYDEPTTGLDPVTAREIDQLIRHVQQKYHASSLIISHDMNCVRLTSDRVILLSEGRNYAEGTYAELLASPDPTVHAFFD, encoded by the coding sequence TTGGAAAACGCCCTACCCCCCGCCGCGCTCCCTACCCCCCTCCCGGCGGCCGAGGTAGTGCTGACGGTGGACAACATCCGCAAATCGTTCGGCGATAACCACGTGCTGCAAGGCTTTTCGCTGACGCTGCACCGGGGCGAAAATGTGGTGGTGCTGGGTAAGTCGGGCTCGGGCAAGTCGGTGCTCATCAAGTGCATTATTGGCCTGCTTACGCCCGACGCGGGCACCATCACGGTGCTGGGCCAGCCCGTGGCTACCCTCGGCCACGCGGCCCTCGACCAGCTGCGGGCCAAGGTGGGCTTCCTCTTCCAAAGCAACGCGCTCTACGACTCGATGACGGTGCGCGAAAACCTGCTGTTTCCGCTGCGCCGGCACTGGCTGGCTAGTCATCAGGGCCAGGAAGATGAGCTGGTGCGCCAGGCCCTCGACGACGTGGACCTGCCCCAGACCATCGACCAGCTGCCCGCCGAGCTGTCGGGCGGCCAGCGCAAGCGCATCGCGCTGGCCCGCACGCTCATCGTGCCGCCCGAAATCATTCTCTACGACGAGCCCACCACCGGCCTCGACCCCGTGACAGCCCGCGAAATTGACCAGCTCATCCGCCACGTGCAGCAGAAATACCACGCCTCGTCCCTCATTATCTCGCACGATATGAACTGCGTGCGCCTCACCTCCGACCGCGTTATCCTGCTTTCGGAAGGCCGCAACTACGCCGAAGGCACCTACGCCGAGCTGCTAGCCAGCCCCGACCCCACCGTCCACGCCTTTTTCGACTGA
- a CDS encoding PAS domain-containing sensor histidine kinase, whose product MLSAAYTAILSNLLYMQSQEFVGIYDVEVGWFTQVNPAAVRLLGYASEDAFLTDPDHSLRLPPWTADEWATLVELTRREDHHEMEAAIRRHTGEPLQVYLRFTYFEAAGRPSLLVCFAEQSPLQRAERDLAHSVRRFEAVFTNATIGIIVCDKAGIMVSANELAGQLFGYSLPTLLGQPLEVLVPDDADHYPEQLRHFFSQRPPARRLGAHRVLRGQRQDGSRFPVEVSLSYFYLDEELYVVAYLLDISLKQAAEQELVTQHQHIGRLNAELEQKVADRTHALLNTLAELEKRGQELALALAAEQELGELKSRFVSMASHEFRTPLTAVLLSATLIGKYAGGDQQAQRVRHLARIETSVNHLNAILEEFLSVGRIEEGALATRPTTFYLTTLLTEILADVQSLRKPGQTIAQLIECPDPFPLDASLLRKILVNLLSNALKYSGDNAVVTVRANCHANQLVLSVEDQGVGISPEDQKHLFERFFRARSVSTVPGTGLGLYIIAKYLELMRGTITLSSVLGQGTTVTVTIPYENDSAD is encoded by the coding sequence ATGCTTTCCGCTGCCTATACCGCCATCCTCTCTAATCTGCTCTACATGCAATCCCAGGAGTTTGTGGGTATCTATGATGTGGAGGTGGGTTGGTTTACGCAGGTAAACCCTGCGGCCGTGCGGCTGCTGGGCTACGCCTCGGAAGACGCTTTCCTCACTGACCCCGACCACTCGCTGCGCCTGCCGCCCTGGACGGCGGACGAGTGGGCGACGCTGGTCGAACTCACTCGGCGCGAAGACCACCACGAGATGGAGGCCGCCATCCGCCGCCACACCGGCGAGCCGCTTCAGGTCTATTTGCGCTTCACGTACTTTGAGGCCGCGGGCCGGCCCTCGCTGCTCGTGTGCTTCGCCGAGCAAAGCCCGCTGCAACGGGCCGAACGCGACCTGGCCCACAGCGTGCGCCGCTTCGAGGCCGTGTTTACCAACGCCACCATCGGCATCATCGTCTGCGATAAGGCCGGCATCATGGTGTCGGCCAACGAGCTGGCGGGGCAGCTGTTTGGCTACTCCCTACCCACGCTGCTGGGCCAGCCCCTCGAAGTGCTGGTGCCCGACGACGCGGACCACTACCCCGAGCAGCTGCGCCACTTCTTTAGTCAGCGCCCGCCGGCGCGCCGCCTGGGCGCGCACCGCGTGCTGCGGGGCCAGCGCCAGGACGGCTCCCGGTTTCCGGTGGAAGTGAGCCTGAGCTACTTCTACCTCGATGAGGAGCTGTACGTGGTGGCCTACCTGCTCGACATCAGCCTCAAGCAGGCCGCCGAGCAGGAATTAGTGACCCAGCACCAGCACATCGGCCGCCTCAACGCCGAGCTGGAGCAGAAGGTGGCCGACCGCACCCACGCCCTGCTCAACACCCTGGCCGAACTCGAAAAGCGCGGCCAGGAGCTAGCCCTGGCCCTGGCCGCCGAGCAGGAGCTGGGCGAGCTGAAATCGCGCTTCGTGAGCATGGCCTCGCACGAGTTCCGCACCCCGCTCACGGCCGTGCTGCTCTCGGCCACGCTCATCGGCAAGTACGCCGGCGGCGACCAGCAGGCCCAGCGCGTGCGCCACTTGGCGCGCATCGAAACCTCCGTTAACCACCTGAATGCCATCCTGGAAGAGTTTCTTTCGGTGGGCCGCATCGAGGAAGGCGCGCTGGCGACGCGGCCGACCACCTTTTACCTGACCACGCTGCTCACCGAAATCCTGGCCGACGTGCAAAGCCTGCGCAAGCCCGGCCAAACCATCGCGCAGCTGATAGAGTGCCCCGACCCCTTTCCCCTCGATGCCTCGCTGCTGCGCAAAATCCTGGTCAACCTGCTCTCCAACGCCCTCAAGTATTCGGGCGACAACGCCGTCGTCACGGTGCGGGCCAATTGCCACGCCAACCAATTGGTGCTGAGCGTGGAAGACCAGGGGGTAGGGATTTCCCCAGAAGACCAGAAGCACCTGTTCGAGCGCTTTTTCCGGGCCCGCAGCGTGAGCACCGTGCCTGGCACCGGGCTGGGCCTCTACATCATTGCCAAGTACCTGGAGCTGATGCGGGGCACTATTACGCTCAGTAGCGTCCTGGGCCAGGGCACCACCGTCACCGTCACCATTCCCTATGAAAACGATTCTGCTGATTGA
- a CDS encoding ABC transporter permease: MPASAFFTELRAMTGFAGRFFREGFRPRYEWQELLNQCYAIGYQSLPLVGITSFIMGLVLTLRLRPTMVQFGATSWIPVMVGLTIIQELGPIITGLMVAGKVGSSIGAELGSMRVSEQIDAMEVSGTNPFKYLVVTRMLAATLMVPILTLLADAIGLFACYLGINLQGVTSVALFTNNILDRLTFGEVLPAVVKTFFFGFAIGLIGCYKGYYATKGTQGVGVAANSAVVLSSLLIFLLDLVAVGVSSAFGLI; the protein is encoded by the coding sequence ATGCCCGCCAGTGCCTTCTTCACCGAGCTGCGGGCCATGACGGGCTTTGCCGGGCGGTTTTTCCGCGAGGGATTCCGGCCGCGCTACGAGTGGCAGGAGCTGCTGAACCAGTGCTATGCCATTGGCTATCAGTCGCTGCCGCTGGTGGGCATCACCAGCTTCATCATGGGGCTGGTGCTCACGCTGCGGCTGCGGCCCACGATGGTGCAGTTCGGGGCCACCTCGTGGATTCCGGTCATGGTGGGGCTCACCATCATTCAGGAGCTGGGTCCCATCATCACGGGGCTGATGGTGGCCGGCAAGGTGGGCTCCAGCATCGGGGCCGAGCTGGGCTCGATGCGCGTGAGCGAGCAGATTGACGCGATGGAAGTGTCGGGCACCAACCCGTTTAAGTATTTGGTAGTCACCCGAATGCTGGCCGCCACGCTCATGGTGCCCATCCTCACGCTGCTGGCCGATGCCATTGGCCTGTTTGCCTGCTACCTGGGCATTAACCTGCAGGGCGTGACTTCGGTGGCGCTCTTTACCAACAACATCCTGGACCGCCTCACCTTCGGCGAGGTGCTGCCGGCGGTGGTCAAAACCTTCTTCTTCGGCTTCGCCATCGGCCTGATTGGCTGCTACAAAGGCTACTATGCCACCAAGGGCACCCAGGGCGTGGGCGTGGCCGCCAACTCGGCCGTGGTACTGTCCTCGCTCCTGATTTTTTTGCTCGACCTGGTGGCGGTTGGTGTCAGCAGCGCGTTCGGCCTTATTTGA
- a CDS encoding general stress protein CsbD codes for MDHRLRPRGDWNQLKGKLQQAYPHLTDEDLTYEEGKGHELVGRLQAKLGKRKRQIVKLLNAL; via the coding sequence GTGGACCACCGCCTGCGCCCGCGCGGCGACTGGAACCAGCTCAAAGGCAAGCTGCAACAAGCCTACCCCCATCTCACCGACGAGGACCTGACCTACGAGGAAGGCAAGGGCCACGAACTGGTGGGCCGCCTGCAAGCCAAACTAGGCAAGCGCAAACGCCAAATCGTCAAGCTGCTGAACGCCTTGTAA